A region from the Hydrogenimonas sp. genome encodes:
- a CDS encoding excinuclease ABC subunit A — protein sequence METIKIFGARENNLKSVNLEIPKNRLVVLTGLSGSGKSTLAFDTLYAEGQRRYIESLSSYARQFLDRVGKPDVDKIEGLTPAIAIDQKTTSKNPRSTVGTITEIYDYLRLLFARVGKQYCHLCGRPVSQMSASDIIEQVQKLPEGAKLIIMAPLVREKKGSFADLLESLRHKGYVRAHIDGVVVRLDEDIELSKTKKHTIKAVIDRVSVKEGSRERIAQDIEKALNESYGEVEIEVLNHEEMNTRPVIHYSEHLACFHCKVSFDPLEPLSFSFNSPKGACPTCDGLGMRYTLDLSRVIDPHQSISKGAIKTMYGFNRGYYFGFLKAFCETVGIDIERPYEELEPYQQKQILYGTPDKVKFTWKRHRLERVWPGVVKISYDMLKDEKEFGEYMTEKMCDTCGGHRLKPESLAVRVGGRTIAEIIDMPIEECYRFFNDEENFKELTKQQRVIAGPILKEIQERLFFLYDVGLGYLTLGRDARTISGGEAQRIRIASQIGSGLTGVMYVLDEPSIGLHERDTQKLIRTLKSLQRKGNSVIVVEHDKETIEAADFIIDIGPGAGRFGGEVVFAGTLEELKRSDTLTAEYLTERRKIEYFHRRPQNEWLEIKSVNINNIRNLDAKIPLRNFVCITGVSGSGKSSLILQTLLPTAKEMLNRAKRVHKVDGVEIVGLEHLDKVIYLDQSPIGRTPRSNPATYTGVMDEIRALFVKTKEAQIRGYKPGRFSFNVKGGRCEKCQGEGEIKIEMHFLPDIMVKCDSCGGKRYNPQTLEIHYKGKNIADVLAMSVDEALLFFEHIPKIFSKLKTLHDVGLGYITLGQNAVTLSGGEAQRIKLAKELSRKDTGNTLYILDEPTTGLHFADVDRLTKVLHHLTDLGNSVLVIEHNLDMIKNADYIIDMGPEGGDKGGKIVAVGSPEEVARDHKKTGSYTGEFLKRELKL from the coding sequence TTGGAAACCATCAAAATTTTCGGTGCACGTGAAAACAACCTCAAATCGGTCAACCTGGAGATACCGAAAAACAGACTAGTCGTACTGACCGGACTCAGCGGGAGCGGAAAGAGTACGCTGGCGTTCGATACACTCTATGCGGAGGGTCAGCGCCGCTATATCGAGTCGCTCTCATCCTATGCCAGACAGTTCCTCGACCGTGTGGGAAAGCCGGATGTGGACAAGATAGAGGGGCTCACTCCGGCAATCGCCATCGACCAGAAGACAACTTCGAAAAACCCGCGCTCCACCGTGGGGACCATTACCGAGATATACGACTATCTGCGCCTGCTGTTCGCCAGGGTCGGAAAACAGTACTGCCATCTCTGCGGCCGTCCCGTTTCGCAGATGAGCGCAAGCGACATAATCGAACAGGTGCAGAAGCTGCCCGAAGGTGCGAAGCTCATCATCATGGCGCCTCTTGTCAGAGAGAAGAAGGGGAGTTTCGCCGACCTTCTGGAGTCGCTCCGCCACAAAGGGTATGTACGTGCCCACATCGACGGAGTGGTAGTGCGCCTGGACGAGGATATCGAACTCTCCAAAACAAAAAAACATACGATCAAAGCGGTCATAGACCGTGTCTCCGTAAAAGAGGGCAGCCGTGAGAGAATCGCACAGGATATAGAGAAGGCTCTCAACGAGAGCTACGGTGAGGTGGAGATAGAGGTGCTCAACCACGAAGAGATGAATACAAGGCCGGTGATCCACTACAGCGAGCACCTTGCCTGTTTTCACTGCAAAGTGAGCTTCGACCCGCTGGAGCCTCTGAGCTTCTCGTTCAACTCCCCCAAAGGCGCCTGTCCCACCTGTGACGGACTTGGAATGAGGTATACGCTGGATCTTTCACGTGTCATAGATCCGCATCAGAGTATCTCCAAAGGGGCGATCAAGACGATGTACGGCTTCAACCGCGGATACTACTTCGGGTTTTTGAAGGCCTTCTGCGAAACGGTCGGTATAGATATAGAGAGGCCCTATGAGGAGCTTGAACCGTATCAGCAGAAACAGATTCTCTACGGAACGCCCGACAAGGTGAAGTTCACATGGAAGAGACACCGCCTGGAGCGAGTATGGCCCGGTGTCGTCAAGATCTCATACGATATGCTCAAAGATGAGAAAGAGTTCGGTGAGTATATGACGGAGAAGATGTGTGATACCTGCGGAGGTCACAGACTAAAGCCCGAATCTCTCGCAGTCAGGGTGGGAGGCAGGACTATAGCCGAGATCATCGATATGCCGATAGAGGAGTGCTACCGCTTCTTCAACGATGAAGAGAACTTCAAAGAGCTCACAAAGCAGCAGAGAGTCATAGCCGGGCCGATACTGAAAGAGATACAGGAGAGGCTCTTCTTCCTGTACGATGTAGGGCTCGGATACCTTACACTCGGAAGGGATGCAAGGACTATCAGCGGCGGTGAGGCGCAGCGCATAAGAATCGCCAGCCAGATAGGAAGCGGTCTGACCGGGGTTATGTATGTACTGGACGAGCCCAGCATCGGCCTTCACGAGCGCGATACGCAGAAGCTGATAAGAACTCTCAAGTCGCTTCAGCGCAAGGGCAACAGCGTGATAGTGGTGGAACACGACAAGGAGACAATAGAGGCGGCCGACTTCATTATCGACATAGGCCCCGGTGCCGGCCGCTTCGGCGGAGAGGTCGTATTTGCCGGAACCCTTGAGGAGTTGAAAAGGTCCGACACACTGACCGCGGAGTACCTGACGGAGCGCAGAAAGATAGAGTATTTCCACAGAAGGCCACAGAACGAGTGGCTCGAGATAAAGAGTGTGAATATAAACAATATCCGCAATCTCGATGCGAAAATACCTCTTCGCAATTTCGTCTGCATAACGGGAGTGAGCGGCAGCGGCAAGAGTTCGCTCATTCTGCAGACGCTTCTTCCTACGGCGAAGGAGATGCTGAACCGGGCGAAGAGGGTGCACAAGGTCGACGGCGTGGAGATAGTGGGGCTGGAGCATCTGGACAAGGTGATCTACCTGGACCAGAGTCCGATAGGGCGTACACCGAGGTCGAATCCGGCAACGTATACGGGTGTGATGGATGAGATAAGGGCGCTCTTCGTAAAGACGAAAGAGGCGCAGATACGCGGCTACAAACCGGGTCGTTTCAGCTTCAACGTCAAAGGTGGGCGTTGTGAAAAGTGCCAGGGTGAGGGTGAGATAAAGATAGAGATGCACTTTCTTCCTGATATCATGGTCAAGTGCGACTCTTGCGGAGGGAAGCGCTACAATCCGCAGACCCTGGAGATTCACTACAAAGGAAAAAATATCGCCGACGTTCTCGCCATGAGCGTAGATGAAGCGCTGCTCTTCTTCGAACATATTCCCAAAATCTTCTCAAAACTGAAGACCCTCCATGATGTCGGCCTTGGGTACATAACGCTGGGCCAGAATGCCGTAACGCTCTCGGGCGGGGAGGCGCAGAGGATAAAGCTTGCAAAGGAGTTGAGCCGCAAAGATACAGGGAACACTCTCTACATTCTGGATGAGCCTACGACGGGGCTCCACTTTGCCGATGTGGACCGTCTGACTAAAGTTCTTCACCATTTGACCGATTTGGGTAACAGCGTACTGGTGATCGAACACAACCTCGATATGATCAAAAACGCCGACTATATTATCGATATGGGTCCAGAAGGAGGGGACAAGGGCGGAAAGATCGTAGCCGTGGGAAGTCCGGAAGAGGTTGCGAGAGATCACAAAAAGACGGGGAGCTATACCGGGGAGTTTTTGAAAAGGGAGCTGAAGCTTTGA
- a CDS encoding putative signal-transduction sensor protein, whose translation MRRPEPIEKEKFLGDDEILVSKTDRRGKITYGNERFIEISGYSEEELLGAPHSIIRHPDMPKAVFKILWDGIEAGEEVAAYVKNLAKDGSYYWVFATVTPSFDPATDSIVGYFSVRRAPESSKLRKVIPLYKELLRVEKSGGMEASKAMMDDILKKEGKRYDEFIHSL comes from the coding sequence ATGAGAAGGCCTGAGCCTATAGAAAAAGAGAAGTTTCTCGGTGATGACGAGATTCTTGTCTCCAAGACCGACAGAAGAGGCAAGATCACATACGGCAACGAAAGATTCATAGAGATAAGCGGTTACAGCGAAGAGGAGCTGCTCGGGGCGCCGCACAGCATCATAAGGCATCCCGATATGCCAAAGGCAGTGTTCAAGATATTATGGGACGGCATAGAGGCCGGCGAGGAGGTCGCCGCCTATGTAAAAAATCTGGCTAAAGACGGCTCCTACTACTGGGTTTTCGCGACCGTCACCCCCTCCTTTGATCCGGCTACCGATTCGATTGTGGGTTACTTTTCGGTCAGAAGAGCCCCGGAAAGCTCCAAACTTCGTAAGGTGATACCTCTGTATAAAGAGCTTCTTAGAGTAGAAAAGAGCGGTGGAATGGAGGCTTCAAAGGCGATGATGGACGATATCCTGAAAAAGGAGGGGAAGCGTTATGACGAATTTATCCACTCTCTCTAA